In Mytilus edulis chromosome 6, xbMytEdul2.2, whole genome shotgun sequence, the following proteins share a genomic window:
- the LOC139527404 gene encoding sodium/glucose cotransporter 4-like, translating into MAVDDVDTTLHWGDILVVIGYFIAVIIVGILSSCRNRGSVKGYFLAGRSMHWIPVGASLFASNIGSGHFVGLAGSGAASGIGIAVFELNAIFILMVLGWFFVPVYTAAGVFTMPEYLKKRFGGQRIRVYLSVLALLLYVFTKLSADLFSGAIFITQSFKDLNLYVAVIILLAISAVFTIAGGLTAVIWTDFIQVIIMIIGAFIMMILSFIEVGGYEAMIQKYFASFPDTTINNMGNSSYKYAKCGIPPDNAMHLFRSAEDGSLPWPGIMFGLTISAVWYWCSDQVIVQRALAAKNLSHAKAGTILAGYLKFLPLWIMVFPGMISRILYRDSVGCADPDVCEEACGSRAGCSNIAFPKLVLGIMPTGLKGLMLAVMMSALISSLTSIFNSSSTLFTIDIWLRIRKQASDVELMIVGRCCVLILVVVSIVWIPIIQNISELFHYIQAITSFLAPPVCAIYVLAVFWKRTNEQGAFWGLMIGLVVGLTRFIWEYAYTVPPCGEEADDNRPDIISKVHYLHFGIILFGISFIATIIISLLTKPIPDKHLHRLTFWNRYSTEEREDLDAEPDRSSHHETKLDQFAEEDFDSLPCYTRAFRWICGIEKMEQAPHLSEEEKKAIEAKQNSIHETKTWRYILNINAVVLMTLAVFLWGFYA; encoded by the exons tcATCATGTCGGAACCGAGGAAGTGTGAAGGGATATTTCTTAGCAGGGCGATCTATGCATTGGATACCG GTTGGTGCCTCGTTATTTGCCAGTAACATCGGTAGCGGCCATTTTGTTGGTTTGGCAGGTTCCGGTGCTGCAAGTGGTATAGGTATTGCAGTGTTTGAATTAAAT gcaatatttattttaatggtTCTAGGATGGTTCTTTGTACCTGTTTACACAGCAGCTGGG GTGTTTACAATGccagaatatttgaaaaaaagatttggAGGACAAAGAATCCGGGTGTACCTCTCTGTGTTAGCACTGTTGCTGTACGTCTTTACAAAGCTCTCG gcCGATTTATTCTCTGGGGCCATTTTTATAACTCAATCTTTCAAGGATTTGAATCTCTATGTTGCTGTTATCATCTTACTCGCAATATCTGCTGTGTTTACAATAGCCG gTGGATTGACTGCTGTCATATGGACGGACTTTATTCAAGTTATCATTATGATCATTGGAGCTTTCATTATGATGATTTTGA GTTTTATTGAGGTTGGTGGCTATGAAGCTATGATCCAGAAATATTTTGCCTCTTTTCCTGACACTACGATAAATAACATGGGAAATTCTAGTTATAAATATGCTAAATGTGGAATACCACCGGATAACGCCATGCATCTGTTTCGATCTGCTGAAGATGGAAGTTTACCTTGGCCAGGAATAATGTTTGGTTTGACAATCTCTGCTGTTTGGTATTGGTGTTCTGATCAG GTAATAGTACAGAGAGCACTAGCAGCAAAGAACTTATCACATGCAAAAGCTGGTACAATTTTAGCTGGTTATCTGAAGTTTTTGCCTCTATGGATAATGGTATTTCCTGGCATGATTTCAAGAATTTTATACAGAG ATTCTGTTGGTTGTGCTGATCCAGATGTTTGTGAAGAGGCATGTGGCTCTAGAGCCGGGTGCAGTAACATTGCATTCCCTAAACTAGTGTTAGGGATCATGCCTACGGGATTGAAAGGTCTTATGTTAGCTGTAATGATGTCTGCCTTGATCTCATCACTGACGTCTATATTCAACAGCAGTAGTACTCTTTTTACTATTGACATATGGTTAAGGATACGTAAGCAGGCATCAGACGTAGAACTTATGATTGTTGGAAG ATGCTGTGTATTGATCTTGGTAGTCGTTTCAATTGTATGGATTCCAATTATTCAGAATATCTCAGAACTTTTCCATTATATTCAGGCAATAACAAGCTTTTTAGCACCACCAGTATGTGCGATTTATGTTCTAGCTGTTTTCTGGAAACGGACCAATGAACAG GGTGCATTTTGGGGACTAATGATAGGATTAGTTGTTGGATTAACTCGATTCATTTGGGAATATGCATACACAGTCCCACCATGTGGTGAAGAAGCAGACGACAACAGACCGGACATCATCAGCAAAGTTCATTACCTTCACTTTGGTATTATTCTCTTTGGAATTAGTTTTATAGCAACAATTATCATCAGTCTACTCACTAAACCTATTCCAGATAAACAT CTTCATCGTCTGACTTTCTGGAATCGCTATAGTACAGAAGAAAGAGAGGATTTAGATGCTGAACCAGATAGGTCGAGTCACCATGAAACTAAACTGGATCAATTTG CGGAAGAAGATTTTGATTCTCTCCCATGTTACACGAGGGCATTCAGATGGATATGTGGAATTGAAAAAATGGAACAAGCACCACACTTGtcagaagaagaaaagaaagCTATTGAAGCTAAACAAAACTCTATTCATGAAACCAAAACATGGAGATATATTCTCAATATAAATGCTGTTGTATTGATGACATTAGCAGTATTTTTATGGGGATTCTATGCATAG
- the LOC139527403 gene encoding uncharacterized protein gives MLLILRYFWASVRFQRNLLNDQTEEVKSVTEEPITILKELQLAAPIQTFLSEVKSLGHVQNDRKFITLQPTTLHTVQSHVFVPLSKPIEDIEIQNIVKVDASKSQTKSSQLWSTAVLPNRQLIFKWNESNNVAIFTSDGEFARFRSVYGNVKYMAVVDSERLAFTYENSNEVGIFNMQTLQTEKTITFKENCYGLSYDGRNLYIVGATKILCTELADDRVRISSVQVNTNNVAFLSVHGDRLYYSDYKNHIVYCSKKNGEEIWSFKNEIMKNPIGNTTDQYGNTYVTCGLSKNVLVISADGKHYKELLNVSAGLESPRAIFYDKMDNRLLVCNAQNGHALLCSMK, from the coding sequence ATGCTTCTGATACTCAGATATTTTTGGGCATCCGTAAGATTTCAAAGGAATTTATTAAACGATCAAACTGAAGAGGTAAAATCCGTAACTGAGGAGCCTATTACTATTTTGAAAGAACTCCAGTTAGCAGCCCCAATTCAGACTTTTCTATCGGAAGTTAAATCGCTTGGCCATGTTCAAAATGACCGTAAATTTAtaacattacaaccgacaacacTTCATACGGTTCAGTCTCATGTTTTTGTTCCGCTTTCCAAACCAATAGAAGATATAGAAATACAGAATATAGTCAAAGTCGATGCTTCAAAATCGCAGACAAAAAGCTCGCAACTTTGGAGCACAGCTGTCTTGCCAAATAGACAATTAATTTTCAAATGGAATGAAAGTAACAATGTTGCAATATTTACATCAGACGGAGAGTTTGCCAGATTTCGATCTGTATATGGCAACGTTAAATATATGGCAGTCGTGGACTCAGAAAGACTCGCGTTCACCTATGAAAATAGCAATGAGGTTGGTATTTTTAACATGCAGACACTACAAACTGAAAAGACAATCACTTTCAAAGAAAATTGCTACGGATTATCATATGATGGAAGGAACTTATACATAGTTGGAGCGACAAAGATACTTTGTACTGAGTTGGCAGATGACCGAGTGAGAATATCATCAGTTCAAGTGAACACAAACAACGTTGCCTTTCTCTCTGTTCATGGAGATAGACTTTATTATTCTGACTACAAAAATCATATCGTTTACTGTTCTAAGAAAAACGGTGAAGAAATATggtcttttaaaaatgaaataatgaagaaTCCCATTGGCAATACTACTGATCAGTATGGAAATACATACGTTACATGCGGACTTTCAAAAAACGTTCTTGTAATTTCAGCTGATGGAAAACACTATAAAGAACTTCTTAACGTCTCAGCTGGGCTTGAAAGCCCTAGAGCCATATTCTATGACAAAATGGATAATCGTTTACTTGTTTGCAATGCACAAAATGGACACGCATTATTATGttcaatgaaataa